In the Deltaproteobacteria bacterium genome, AACGTTGTCGAGTTCAAAACGTTGAAGACCGTCGAACCGATCCGGCGCGACGATGGCCAGCGCCGCGCGGCGCTGATGGTGAATCTCGGCGGACGAGATGTGGAGAGCTTCGTGCACGATGCAGAACAGCGGATCAAGGAACGGGTGCAGCTTCCGGAGAACTACATCGTCGAGTTCGGCGGACAGTTCAAAAACTTGCAGGAAGCGCGTACGCGCCTCGCCGTGGTCGTCCCTTCCGCGCTCCTGCTCATCTTCATCCTCATCTTCCTCGCTTTCGGCAGCGTGCGACAGGCGCTCATCGTGTATTCCGGCATCCCACTCGCGATGACCGGTGGCGTCGCAGCGCTGTGGCTGCGCGGCATGCCATTCAGCATCACTGCAGCCGTCGGCTTCATTGCGCTCAGCGGAGTGGCCGTGCTCAACGGCTTAGTGCTGGTGACCTACTTCAACCAGCTTCGCGCGCAAGGCCGCACCATCCGCGACGCAGTGCTCGAAGGCTCCTTCACTCGCCTACGTCCGGTGCTCGTGACCGCGCTCGTGGCCTCTCTCGGATTCGTGCCGATGGCCATCGCCACCGGCGCGGGCGCGGAGGTGCAGCGGCCGCTCGCGACAGTTGTCATCGGCGGCGTAGCTAGTTCCACGGTGCTTACCCTGATCGTTCTGCCGGTGCTCTACTGGATGGTCCATCGTCAAGAAAACTTCGCTGGCCGCGCCACCTGAGGCAAATCCATTTCGATTCGGTGAAGGATGGGGATCTACTCTCTCAGAAATCCGATCGTCACCGCTCCACCTTTGTCGACGCAGGGATCTGGTCTCGAAAACACTCGCAGGATCTCGGACTCTGGTTTTGGCGGACCTCGTCCCGCTGCTCCGACTGCGCAAGGCGCCCCTGGTCGAACACCACACCGGGTGCTGGCTACGCTAGACGTCAGCATGACGGCTTGGGCCGCGCCGGCCGCGGAGGAGCACGATGCCCACCGTCGTGAGGAGCGCGGCAGCCACACCGCCAATCACGGTGGTTCCCACAGTACGACCGCCCGGATACAACATTCCCATCAGCCCTAGGGTGACGTGCCCCGATTCCACAGCCTCTTCGATCGCTCTCACCAGGGCTGGAGCAGACGAAACAAACTGTCCGCCGAGGAGCGCTCCGACGACTAGCATGAGCGCCCCAACGACCCGGGAGTTAGTAAAGCCAGGTCTAGTCGAGTCTCTCTCTGAGCGTCTTCCACGCTTTACCCTTCACGAGCTCGACCTCCGCAATCGGGTGCCCGTTCTTGAGCGACGGCGCGACGCTGACGGCTCGGTAGCCGCTGTGTTCCGCGACCGCCTTGGCCACTGCCTCGGTCAACGACGCTTTCGCTTTCGCCATCGCTGCGCTCTGGCTCTTGGCGGCTGCGAGATCGTCACCCTCAGTGATCGCCTCGCTCTTGGCAACCTTGCCGCTTTGCTGATCGACGACGACCTCGCTGAATTTCCCGTCCTTCTCCGCGTATACCGAGAGCTGCAGTTTCCCGTCTTCCACTTCGAACTTCGCTGAAATCGGCTTGCCCTCGCTCGCGCTCGCCGTCAGTCCAGCCCCGAGGGACACCTTCGCACTGCCCAGAGCTTTCGCGAGTTCCGCGTGTTCTTTCTCCCCGCTCTCCTCGGCCCACACGACCTGACTCCCGACCAGAGTTGCGAGCGTCATCGTCAGTACGTACCCAGTAACGTTTGTCATCGCCATTCTCCTTCTGAGACAAGTTGCCGCCCTGCGCTCTCACCTCGAGCAAGCCGCTCCGACCGGCGGAGCGCGGCCCTGACGCTGCCGCGCAGCACCCTTCATTCTCTCCGCTATTGCAGGAGCGCGGGGTGACAGCCCTGACATGGTCCAAGCACCTCTTGCGGCCAACGGTGATAGTCGATGAAGCCGAACGCTTCGCTCGTTGGCGCGTGCACCACGTGACACACAAGGCACTGCGCGTGGTGGCCGGCGTGGTCTTTCTCACGGTGAAAGCCGCGGAGACCCGCGGGCGCGTGACACTTCGTGCAACTGCGATCGGTGAGCGGATGGCGCATGCCTTCCCTCTCTTGCTGGTACTGCCCGGTGGTGTAGTGCGCGACGTCGAGGCCAGCGAAGAGCAGGACCGCAGCTCTGCCTTTCACCCCCTCACCGACGTGACAACTGATACAAGTGAAGTCGTTCTCCCGGCGGCGGTGAAACGCCGCGAGATCCGGCACCGCGGATGGAAGCTCGGCGCGAAAGCGGCCGTACTCGGCTTCGTGCAGGTGGCAGGACACGCAGAACGCGTCGTGCGACTCGATCAGGTACGCTGCGCGGTGCACGCCGTACGTCAGGGCAAGGTTCGCCACGCACCACAGCGGCACGAGCCCGACGAGCGCGGTACGCAGTGGCCACAGGCCGCGCCCGAGCGCCAGCGACGCACCCAGGAGCAGCGCAGTGATGATAAGAAAGCTGAAGAGTGTGACGCGCCAGAGCGCTGGGCTCATGAACGTTATCCTTTGACGAGAAGACCCACGACCCCAGCGGCTAGAATGACCACCGGTTCCGGAACCCGTCGCGCGTAGACCAACGCGAGCAAGGTGACGACACCGATGAGAGCCGTCGGCACGTCGACGATAGCGCGCCGGCCGAGGACGAAGGCCGCGCCAGCGATGGCCCCGGTGGCTGCCGCGGTTACGCCGTCGACGAAGGCTTTTACCCTCGGATCTTTTGCCGCCCGGCGGAAGTACCTCGCGGGAATGATCACGAACAGGTAGCAGGGTAGAAACACGCCGATCGCGGCCAACGTTGCGCCGACCGGACCACCCACCAGGTATCCAATGAAGGCCACGGTGATGACCACCGGCCCTGGAGTGATCATGGCGACCGCAACGGCATCGAGGAACTGTCGTTCGCTCAGCCAGTGGAACTGCCCGACCACACCACCGTGGAGGAACGGGACAATCGCAAGTCCACTGCCGAACACGAATGCCCCGGCCTCGGCGAAGTACAGGGCAATTTTCCACAGCGTCCCCACGCTCGCGGGTCCGGCGAGCCCCGCGACCAGCCACGTCGGTGCGATCGCCAACGCGGCAGCGCGGCTGTTGAAGCGCGGCCGCGCCTTGACGACGAGCGCCGTCACGCCGCTCAACACGAACAGCCACACCACTTCGCTCTCGGTCCACGCCGTCACCACGCCGCTCAGGACGAAGAGCGCCCACAAGAGCCGGTCCTTGCCGAGCGTCATCCGCACAAGTTTGTAGGCGCTGCGTCCGATGATGGCGATGACGGCGGCACCGATGCCATAGAACAGACCCTGCATCCACGCGAGGCCGCCAAAGCGCACGTAGACGGCAGAGAGCCCAAGCACCATCAGAAACGACGGCAGGATGAACGCCGCGCTCACCAGTGTCGCGCCGAGGTTCCCGGCGCGCACCCAGCCGAGGTAGATCGCGAGCTGCGCCGCCAGCGGCCCGGGCGCGAGCTGCGCCAGCGCCAGCCCCTCGACGTAGTCCTGTTGCGAGATCCACTTGCGCCGCTCGACCAAGTCGCGCTGCATGTAGCCGGCGAGAGCGATCGGCCCGCCGAACCCGAGCGCGCCGAGACGCAGGAAGTACGTAAGAAACTCGCGCAGCGTGCAGGGTGTCATCTCAGAGGTCGCGACTGCCACGGCGGGAGTCGTTGCTGCTTTCATGGAGCCCCGCGCTAGTGCTTCTGCGTGCCGAGCGCCGCCTTCAAGCCCTTCGCCAGCGCTTGCGTTGGGCCAACGCCCCAGTAGTGGAGGAACATGACTCGTGGCAACTCGCCGGTCATGTGTTGGTGGATGGCGACGATGTTGATGCCCGCTCCGCGCAACGCTTTGAGCACTCCCTGCAGCTCGGTTTCCAGCATGGCGAAGTCGCCGTCGACGACCGCCTTGTCGTCGGATCCGGCGAACGCCGCCCAGGTGTTGACGCCCATCGTGTTGCCGATCTCTGTGCCGTGCATCTTGGACGTGCGGCCGATGACGACCTTGTACACCCCGTCCTTTAGATCGCCCTTCGCACCCAAGACCGCTTCAATCTTGTCCGGCGCGAGCGAGGTCTTCCCTGGATCGATGTCCGCCGTGGGCACATCGCCCTTCCCACCGCTCGTGTCCTTGATCTTCGCGAAGACCTTCCCGACCGCGGCGGCGAGCGTGGCCTCGTCGCCCATGCCGCCGATGTGCATGAACATCACCCTCGGTGTGTCCCAGAAAAAATGGTTGTGCAGCGCGGTGACCTCGAGGCCGTTGTCGAGCGCCACGCTCATCACTGCGTTTACCTGATCTTCGAGGAGCACCGTGTCCCCCATGACCATGGTGTGCGAACCCGTGCGCTTGAAGGCCGCCCAGGAGGTCAACCCCATCGGTGGCGTGAGTCGGACTCCGGCTGCGGTGACCGAGAGGTCGTTCCGCGGCATCGAGACCTTGAACGCGCCCTCCTTCTCGTCGAGCTTTCCCTTGGCGCCGGTGAGTTGCTCGATCCTTATGGTGTCGAGCTTCGCACGCTCCGCGGCGATCGCCGTCCGCGCCATTGCAGCCGACGCTACCAGCGGCACGAGTATGAAAATCCACTTGCGCATCTTCCGTCTCCTTTCGTTCAGCCGATTCGGCCAAGTTGGGCACCGGGCACTCATCCCGGTTTTCTCTTGAAGTATTCGTAGAGGTCATCGAAGACGGCGGCGCCGCGTTCGAGACGTGCGCCATCGTCCTTGTGCGCCATGGCGATCCCGGCCACCAAGTGGTCGATGCCTGCCGCTTCGGGTCGGTCGAACTTCGCGTCCTTGAGGTCGATGTCGTGTACGATTTCCGCGATCGGCCGCAGCGCCGGTTCTTCCAAGTGGAACCGCTTCACCAACACCTCGAAGGTACAGTGATCGCCTTCGTGTGTGTACTCGGCTTGAAACATGTCGAAGCGTATCTCTCCGTCCCCGAGCTCGTAGCCCTTGCCTGGGACGAACTTGAATGTGGCGGTTGGATCTATGAAGCGTCGAATGAGCCACGCGCTGGCCATGCGGTCGATGTGAATCCCCTTGCGCGTGACCCAGGTCCCGCCGCGAACCGAGCGTGCCGTGGGCGCCGATCTGGCCGCAGATCCGTCGGGCTTGGCCTGAGCGCGTTGAGTGATGCTCGCTAGTAGGCCGTCCACCACCTCGCGACCGGGGGCACCAAAGAAGTCGATCGTCGCAATCTCCGCAAATCGCCGCTCAACGCGAGTCAGGCTGGTTTCGAGCTGGCTGCGTCGATCGTCGCCGATGTCCCGCCCGCGCGGCAGCGCTTTGAACAGACCGCGAAGGTCCTCGGCGAGTTGTGCGTAGTCGGCATCGCGTGCCGCGTGGAAAAGTCCTTCGAGCTGCTCATCCGAGAGTCCTTCGACAAATCGGGCCTCGCAGATCGAAGCGTCGCCACCGCGCTCCGCTATCTCGCGTAGAGTCCATTCGAGGTCCTCCCGTGCTTGCTCACTACACGGCAACACATAGACGGAATTCTTGACGGCCACGGCGCCTACGCGTTGAAGCCGTCGCCAGATCTTGACGCGTAGGTAGTTTGGCTTCGGCGGAAGCTGATGGATCAACAGAAGCCAGCGCGCCTTGCTTGGTTTGGCCATATCGAGAGAAGCAACTGGATCACTTCTGATACGGTCGTATCATTTTCGTTCGACCGGCTGCAACGGGGCCTCTCGGTAAGAACGAACGGCAGGTCTTTGCAGCACGCTGGGGAGGATTACGAATCAATCCTCGTGGGTATGCCGGTGGTGCAAGTCCGGCCAGTGCGGATGTGTGTGCGTGACGGGCACGTGCTCATGCCAGTGTGAATGTTCGCGCGTCGAATCGGCGTCGGGGTGCGGATGCGCGTGGTGTTGATCGTCGTGGCGATGACGGTGGATGTGACCGATGGCCTCGTGCGAGTGCAAATGAAGATGGCGATCGCGGAAGACGAGGGCCAGCGAGATCATCAGCCCAACTGCCGCCGTGATCTGGAGAAAGGAAATGTATTCGCCCAGGGCAACCGCCGACAGCAGCAAGCCGAAGAACGGTGCGCTGGCGAACAGGACCTGCGCTCGGATCGCGCCGAGACTCTGCGCCGCAGTGATGTAAAGCGCGATGCTGGCGCCATACGCGAGCGCGCCGACGGCGAGGGCCGCGAGCACCGGTCGAAGGGCGACGGTCGGACTTTCAAGGGCAAAGCTGAGAACGAGATTCACCGCGCCTGCGACAACGCCCTTCCAACAAGTGATCTGCGTCGGGCGCAGCCCGGAGACCAGAGCCGTGAGGTTGTTGTCGAGGCCCCAGGCCACACAGGCGGCCAGTGCGAGTGCCCCCGCCACCACGCCCGCAGGGCCTTGGCCCAGACAGAGCAAGGCGCTGGCGGCAATCGTTCCGGCGACTCCAAGCCAACCGGAACGGCTGAGATAGTCTCGGAAGAATACGCGGCCGAGCACGGCCGTCGCGGCCAATTCGAGCGCGAGCCAGAGCGCCACCGATCCGGCGGCCGCGCGTTGCAGCGCGAGCAGCAGAAGGACGGGGCCAACAACACCACCGCAGAAGATCGCGCCTAGCAATCTCATCTGCTGCAGCCGAGCCGATGGCCAGGGTAAACGCGGCGCCGCACCGCGAAGCATGGCGGGTAGCACGCCCAGGCCAGCCCCCAGGTAGAGGAGCGCGGCGGTCTGCAGCGGCGGCAGCTCGCGCAGTAGCAGCTTGCCCGCGGGCGCCGCGGCGCCGAACAACACCGCTGACATCAGTGCGAGGAGAAAGGGCGACCAGCTCATCGAATTCAAGCGACGCCGACAGTAGCAGGCGTCGCATCGGGCGTCGACGGGAGCGAGAGGGAGATCGCCCCGGGTTGATTCGTGTTCCGGCGATCTCGCGAGCCTGTGCCTTCGCCCCAACAGCGCAGTTGAGTTTGATGCAATGCCCTAACAATGGGCAGCGCTGGCCAGACTCTAGGCAACTACTGATCGCGTGGCAGTCGCTGCGCACGCGGTGCGCTTGCCTTCCAGTGGCATCGGCATTGCAGTTTGCAACGTGTTGCGGACTCGGAAGAGCCGTGGCGCGCATTGGTTGCGTTGCCAGCACCGAGAATCAATGGACCCTGTCACTGTCACCAGTAGGTGTGATGGTGAGAGGGCAAGGGTCTAGGTCGGCGAACAGGGATCGCCGACTTGGGGAGAAAGGAGTGAGAATGAGGTCCGGTCGTCTATTCATCGCGTCCATCTGTGTATTCACTATAGCGCTGCTAAGCAGCCCGTCGCATGTGCGGGCCGACGAAGAGGCACCCGCCGCTGCGCCACCGCTGCCGGCATACTTCTCAGGCACCAACGCGGATCCCGCCAAGCCACTGTGGCCAGACCAGACCGGTGCGGCATCCGGAGCCTGGGCGGCGCCCGCCGGTGACAGCAAAGGCGATACGCCGGCGACACTGTCGTTGCCCGACGTCTACGATCGGGTCGCGCACAATCTCTTCTCCATCAACTTCGTGTGGACGCTCGTCACCGGATTTCTGGTGATGTTCATGCAAGCGGGGTTCATGTACGTCGAGACTGGGTTGTGCCGCGCGAAGAACGCGGCGCATACCTCGGCGATGAACTTCATGATCTATCCGCTCGGTTGCTTAGGATTCTGGGCCTACGGCTTTGCCCTCGGATGGGGTAACTGGTTCAACGGCCCGGTCCCGCCGGGTTGGTATGCTTCGCTCGGGCCTGGCCTGGCGGTCCTCAACGGAGGCATCGGGCTCGGTGCGGCCGTTGATGCCGCCGGCAATGCTACTGGTGCTTACACATACGGATTGATGGGTACCAAGGGATTCTTTCTCAGCAGCTCAGTCGGCGACGTTGGGGTGCTTGCACTGTTCTTCTTCATGATGGTGTTTATGGACACCACGGCGACGATTCCGACCGGGGCGATGGCGGAACGTTGGTCGTGGAAGAACTTTTGTCTCTACGGTTTGTGGGTCGCGTTGCCGTACTGCATCTACGCGAACTGGCTGTGGGGAGGAGGCTTCCTGGCCCAGGGTGGGGTCAATTGGGGATTGGGACACGGCGCCGTCGACTTCGCCGGGTCGGGTGTCGTCCATGGAATGGGCGGCATCATTGGGCTTGCGGGGGCGATGGTGATCGGCCCGCGCATCGGCAAATACTCCCAGGGCAAGCCGCAGGCGTTGCCGGGGCACGACATTCCGATGGTCGTACTCGGCACGTTCATCCTGGCGTTCGGCTGGTTCGGCTTCAATCCCGGTTCGTCGCTAGCCGGGACGGACTTACGCATCAGTTACATCGTCGTCAACACCATGTTGGCGAGCATCACCGCCGCCATCGGGGCAATGCTGACGCTGCAGGTGAAGGGGCTCAAGCCGGATCCCACGATGCTGTGCAACGGTATGTTGGCCGGCCTGGTTGCGATCACTGCGCCCTGCGCATTTGTCGATCCTTGGGCCGCCGCACTCATCGGCCTGATCGCTGGAGTGCTGGTGGTGGTGAGCGTGTTCTTCTGGGAAGCCCGCGGCGTCGACGATGTGGTCGGTGCAATCTCGGTACACGGCGTGGGCGGACTCTGGGGCGTGCTGTCGGTCGGAATTTTCTCCACCGGGCAATATGGTGCCGGCTGGAACGGTGTGGTGCGTGATGCGTTCGTAAAGGAATACGGCGCTGACGGTGTTCGCGGCCTGCTGTACGGCGACTTCTCGCAGTTCGTGATGCAGTTCATTGATTGCGTCGTGCTCGTAGTCTTCGGATTCGTGATGGCGTACGCCTGGTTCAAGATCAGCGATCTCATCACGCCGATTCGCGTCAGTGCGGAAACTGAGATGGAAGGCCTCGACGGACCGGAGATGGGCGCGATTGCCTACCCGGACTTTGCCGTGCACGGCGGCACCAAGAAGGTGATCGGATGACGGCGGCGCAGCGAAAGGATGGTAGACATGAATAAGATCGAAGCCATCATCAAGCCGTTCAAACTCGACGAAGTGAAGGAAGCGCTCGCCCGCGAGGGCGTGCAGGGTCTGACGGTCTCCGAGGTGAAAGGGTTCGGGCGCCAAAAGGGGCACACCGAACTTTACCGAGGAGCGGAGTACGTCGTCGACTTTCTGCCGAAAATCAAAATCGAAATTCTCGTCCGTGAAGAGGACACCGCTCGCATTACGGAGGTGATCCTCAACACGGCGCGCACGGGCCGCATTGGCGACGGCAAGATTTTCGTCCTTCCGGTCGCCGACGTGATCCGCATTCGCACCGGCGAGCGCGGCGACCACGCGATCTGAGGTCCAGATGCCATCCTCAATCCTCATGATCGGTGGAAGCGTCGTCATGGCCCTGCTGGCGGCTGTGGTGTTGTTGCACGCCCCGCTGATTCCAGCGGTGTTGGGAGCTGGCGGAGCGGGTGTGCTGATCTATTGGCGCGCCCGCCGCGCGCCGGCCTGAGCAGCGATTCGACCCCATGTCGGCCGTCACGAGGTGACTGCATTGCGGTGCACCCCCGCAACCAGTCGCCCGTGGCGGTCGACACTCTCTCCCGTGATCGGCACCCCCTTTGCCGTAGCGGGAGAGCTGGGCGGTAAGTGAGATGCGTACGCATCGGAGCTTGCCGCCCTGTTCTTCGTAGGCAAACATTCAGAATTCGTACAGGTAGTATACGGGGCGACCCGTATGATCGCGCTGCACTTGGGGTACGACACGTAAATCGGCTTGGGGTGTGCCATCGTCTCGCCGTCCGATGACTGATGGATTGTGTTCTACGAACTCGTCGCCGATCACCACAATGTCGGATTGCTTGACGGGACCGAGCCGACCGAAGTCCGGGATCTCCTCGTTCGTCAGTTCGTGAGCGGTGAATTGGCCGCGGGCAAGGAACGCGCATTGATTGGAAGACCAGAAGGCGACATCAGCCGTCCAGTAGACGTGCACGTCACGGCGTTGTCCGAGGTATTCGCACAGTGTCCGGCCAGTGAGGTCCATTTCATAGTCGGCGGTCGGATCGGCAGGCTCAAGCACGAAGTATTGGTACGCGTTGACCACCGTGGCGCCGATCACCAACAGAGCGATCACAGTCCGCCGAACGGACGCGTGCAGCGGCGCAAGCACGCTGGTCGCACCACGCGCCGCGAAGAGGATCGCCGGCGGGGCTAGCCCAAGGTAGCGCGTCGCGTGCGGCGCATCGCGGGTCAGACTCGCCAGCACTAAGAAAGTCAGGAACCAACTCCACAACATCCGAAGCCCGCGTCGATTGGCCGGGGCCACGGGTGCCGCGAAACCGATCAACAGCAGCGTCGCTGTGATGGGATCGAGGTGCGGCGCTCCAGATAAGTTGTGTCGGATCAGCTCTTCACCACGGTGGTTGAGCGAGAAGAAGCCCTTGCCGATCTGGTGCAGCCACGGCAGCGGCGTGCGGTAATACGCCATGTACTGAGTGAGCGATACCTCGTTGTAGCGCTCCCAGAAGCGTTGCGGCTGCTGCCATGCGAAGAGCAGCAATGGGGCGGCGAGAATGACTCCGAGCAGCCCGCTCGCCAGCAGTCCACGCCAGCGTCTCGTGATGCCCGCGCGCTCGCGGCTGATCAGTTCAATGCCGAGAAACGCGAAGGCAGTCAGCGGCACGGCACGAAACGCCGCGTAGGTGTACAAGCCGGTGGTGAACATCAAGGCGGCGAGCAGCAGGCTCACCATCGAACGGCGCCCGCCGCGCAGTCCCCACAGCAACAGCGCAAAGCCGCTGGCGGACAGGAATGGCACGCAGTTCACTTCCCAGGCCATGCGGTTGTAGTGGATGTTCCAGCGCGACACGGCCAAGAAAAACGCGGCCCACAATCCCACGCGCGCACCGAAGCCGATTCGCCCAACGGCGTAGATGGTGACCACCGCGGCGACGCCGAAGGCGACCGGCAAGACTTTCAGACTCAAGTAGCCAACGCCGAAGAGGCGCAGGCAAGCACCCAGCAAGTACAGAAACAGCGTGGGGCGACCGCCGATGCTGTCGTTCCATAGTTGCAGCTCATCGCCACTCCAGAGTTCGAGCGCGTCGTTGCCGTTGATCGCTTCGTCTTGATAGAAGCCAACCGGGATGCTGTCGAGTCGATAGACGCGCAGGCCCACCGCGAGAAGTAGGATCGCGAACAACAGCAGGCGCTCGTAGCGCACCGGAGCCGCTGGCGATTGGTCCTCGCGCGCGGAGCACACGCCCAAGGCGGCGACGAGCACGCCGAACGAGACCAATGGGAGCCAGCTCCAGGCGGCCCACGCATGGTACTGAAAGCTGGTATACAGATCGGTGGTGAGCAGAAGCAGCTGGGCGCTGGCCGCGACGGCTACGATGAGTCCGACGCGCGCCATTGCCGACAGCTGCAAGAGGTTCGGCACGACCCGGCGCCGCAACAGCGGGCCGGCAATCAGCACGGCGGCGACACTCAGGAGCACCGCGAGTCCGATCAACCACGGCTCCGCAGCCTGCCACCGATCCATCCAGATGGCCCGCCCGCTCACCGGCGGAGCGGGAACCCCCGGAACGCTCAGCGAGAACAGCGCGCCATGATCGTAGCCCTCGTTGATCAGCTTGAGCGCGATCAGATTAGGGCCGGCGTTCAGCAGCGCCGAGATGTCGTAGGCCTCGCCCGGGAGCGGACTCCCTCCGTGCGGACTGGCGCCGACGAAGCGGCCGTTGACGTACAGCTCGTAGGCATCGTCGACCCACACGTGGGCGAGCGCCCGCGCGGCGGGCGGCGCGGCCAGATCGAAGTGGCGACGGACGCAGGCGACATCGGCGCTGGTTGCCTCCCAGAACGGCCGCGCGTCCGCGTCAACCGCCGTCCAATCCTGTGGCCACAGCAGCAGCCATGGCCACCGCACCGGCGGCCACGTAGAGTCGTCGGTGGCGGGCTCGGCCCACCCTTCGGGACAGTCCGGCACGCCGCGCCACTCACGATCGCCGCGCACGGTGAGGGCACACACCGGCGTGCTCAACGCGATCATCACGATCGCGACTACGCCTGCGCGCCATCGGAGCATCATCGGCTCGACCCTTATCGCAGGCACGCCGCCGGCGTCCATCGGGGCGTTCGCGGA is a window encoding:
- a CDS encoding glycosyltransferase family 39 protein, whose protein sequence is MMLRWRAGVVAIVMIALSTPVCALTVRGDREWRGVPDCPEGWAEPATDDSTWPPVRWPWLLLWPQDWTAVDADARPFWEATSADVACVRRHFDLAAPPAARALAHVWVDDAYELYVNGRFVGASPHGGSPLPGEAYDISALLNAGPNLIALKLINEGYDHGALFSLSVPGVPAPPVSGRAIWMDRWQAAEPWLIGLAVLLSVAAVLIAGPLLRRRVVPNLLQLSAMARVGLIVAVAASAQLLLLTTDLYTSFQYHAWAAWSWLPLVSFGVLVAALGVCSAREDQSPAAPVRYERLLLFAILLLAVGLRVYRLDSIPVGFYQDEAINGNDALELWSGDELQLWNDSIGGRPTLFLYLLGACLRLFGVGYLSLKVLPVAFGVAAVVTIYAVGRIGFGARVGLWAAFFLAVSRWNIHYNRMAWEVNCVPFLSASGFALLLWGLRGGRRSMVSLLLAALMFTTGLYTYAAFRAVPLTAFAFLGIELISRERAGITRRWRGLLASGLLGVILAAPLLLFAWQQPQRFWERYNEVSLTQYMAYYRTPLPWLHQIGKGFFSLNHRGEELIRHNLSGAPHLDPITATLLLIGFAAPVAPANRRGLRMLWSWFLTFLVLASLTRDAPHATRYLGLAPPAILFAARGATSVLAPLHASVRRTVIALLVIGATVVNAYQYFVLEPADPTADYEMDLTGRTLCEYLGQRRDVHVYWTADVAFWSSNQCAFLARGQFTAHELTNEEIPDFGRLGPVKQSDIVVIGDEFVEHNPSVIGRRDDGTPQADLRVVPQVQRDHTGRPVYYLYEF
- a CDS encoding ammonium transporter, whose product is MRSGRLFIASICVFTIALLSSPSHVRADEEAPAAAPPLPAYFSGTNADPAKPLWPDQTGAASGAWAAPAGDSKGDTPATLSLPDVYDRVAHNLFSINFVWTLVTGFLVMFMQAGFMYVETGLCRAKNAAHTSAMNFMIYPLGCLGFWAYGFALGWGNWFNGPVPPGWYASLGPGLAVLNGGIGLGAAVDAAGNATGAYTYGLMGTKGFFLSSSVGDVGVLALFFFMMVFMDTTATIPTGAMAERWSWKNFCLYGLWVALPYCIYANWLWGGGFLAQGGVNWGLGHGAVDFAGSGVVHGMGGIIGLAGAMVIGPRIGKYSQGKPQALPGHDIPMVVLGTFILAFGWFGFNPGSSLAGTDLRISYIVVNTMLASITAAIGAMLTLQVKGLKPDPTMLCNGMLAGLVAITAPCAFVDPWAAALIGLIAGVLVVVSVFFWEARGVDDVVGAISVHGVGGLWGVLSVGIFSTGQYGAGWNGVVRDAFVKEYGADGVRGLLYGDFSQFVMQFIDCVVLVVFGFVMAYAWFKISDLITPIRVSAETEMEGLDGPEMGAIAYPDFAVHGGTKKVIG
- a CDS encoding chromate resistance protein, with amino-acid sequence MAKPSKARWLLLIHQLPPKPNYLRVKIWRRLQRVGAVAVKNSVYVLPCSEQAREDLEWTLREIAERGGDASICEARFVEGLSDEQLEGLFHAARDADYAQLAEDLRGLFKALPRGRDIGDDRRSQLETSLTRVERRFAEIATIDFFGAPGREVVDGLLASITQRAQAKPDGSAARSAPTARSVRGGTWVTRKGIHIDRMASAWLIRRFIDPTATFKFVPGKGYELGDGEIRFDMFQAEYTHEGDHCTFEVLVKRFHLEEPALRPIAEIVHDIDLKDAKFDRPEAAGIDHLVAGIAMAHKDDGARLERGAAVFDDLYEYFKRKPG
- a CDS encoding DUF1259 domain-containing protein, producing MRKWIFILVPLVASAAMARTAIAAERAKLDTIRIEQLTGAKGKLDEKEGAFKVSMPRNDLSVTAAGVRLTPPMGLTSWAAFKRTGSHTMVMGDTVLLEDQVNAVMSVALDNGLEVTALHNHFFWDTPRVMFMHIGGMGDEATLAAAVGKVFAKIKDTSGGKGDVPTADIDPGKTSLAPDKIEAVLGAKGDLKDGVYKVVIGRTSKMHGTEIGNTMGVNTWAAFAGSDDKAVVDGDFAMLETELQGVLKALRGAGINIVAIHQHMTGELPRVMFLHYWGVGPTQALAKGLKAALGTQKH
- a CDS encoding DMT family transporter, translated to MSWSPFLLALMSAVLFGAAAPAGKLLLRELPPLQTAALLYLGAGLGVLPAMLRGAAPRLPWPSARLQQMRLLGAIFCGGVVGPVLLLLALQRAAAGSVALWLALELAATAVLGRVFFRDYLSRSGWLGVAGTIAASALLCLGQGPAGVVAGALALAACVAWGLDNNLTALVSGLRPTQITCWKGVVAGAVNLVLSFALESPTVALRPVLAALAVGALAYGASIALYITAAQSLGAIRAQVLFASAPFFGLLLSAVALGEYISFLQITAAVGLMISLALVFRDRHLHLHSHEAIGHIHRHRHDDQHHAHPHPDADSTREHSHWHEHVPVTHTHPHWPDLHHRHTHED
- a CDS encoding chromate transporter, whose product is MTPCTLREFLTYFLRLGALGFGGPIALAGYMQRDLVERRKWISQQDYVEGLALAQLAPGPLAAQLAIYLGWVRAGNLGATLVSAAFILPSFLMVLGLSAVYVRFGGLAWMQGLFYGIGAAVIAIIGRSAYKLVRMTLGKDRLLWALFVLSGVVTAWTESEVVWLFVLSGVTALVVKARPRFNSRAAALAIAPTWLVAGLAGPASVGTLWKIALYFAEAGAFVFGSGLAIVPFLHGGVVGQFHWLSERQFLDAVAVAMITPGPVVITVAFIGYLVGGPVGATLAAIGVFLPCYLFVIIPARYFRRAAKDPRVKAFVDGVTAAATGAIAGAAFVLGRRAIVDVPTALIGVVTLLALVYARRVPEPVVILAAGVVGLLVKG
- a CDS encoding P-II family nitrogen regulator, which encodes MNKIEAIIKPFKLDEVKEALAREGVQGLTVSEVKGFGRQKGHTELYRGAEYVVDFLPKIKIEILVREEDTARITEVILNTARTGRIGDGKIFVLPVADVIRIRTGERGDHAI